One stretch of Corallococcus exiguus DNA includes these proteins:
- a CDS encoding LOG family protein, giving the protein MAEPTVRSVCVFCGSRSGVRAEYREAASRMGAALAKRGLTLVYGGASVGLMGAVADAVIANGGKTVGVLPHFMDAKELAHPRLTELHRVDSMHSRKAMMAERSDAFVALPGGFGTLDELFEIVTWAQLGLHRKPMGLLDVDGFFQPLLAMAKQMVEAGFVPETQGVPFAVNASPDALLDRLLAGPTMPLTSKWLKDGQQT; this is encoded by the coding sequence ATGGCTGAACCCACCGTGCGCAGCGTCTGCGTCTTCTGTGGCTCGCGCTCCGGCGTGCGCGCCGAGTACCGCGAGGCCGCTTCCAGGATGGGGGCCGCGCTGGCGAAGCGGGGGCTGACGCTCGTCTACGGCGGCGCCAGCGTGGGGTTGATGGGCGCGGTGGCGGACGCGGTCATCGCCAACGGCGGCAAGACCGTGGGCGTGCTCCCCCACTTCATGGACGCGAAGGAGCTGGCCCACCCGCGGCTGACGGAGTTGCACCGGGTGGACTCCATGCACTCGCGCAAGGCGATGATGGCCGAGCGCTCGGACGCCTTCGTCGCCCTGCCCGGCGGCTTCGGCACGCTGGACGAGCTCTTCGAAATCGTCACCTGGGCGCAGCTGGGCCTGCACCGGAAGCCCATGGGCCTGCTGGACGTGGACGGCTTCTTCCAGCCGCTGCTCGCGATGGCGAAGCAGATGGTGGAGGCGGGCTTCGTCCCGGAGACGCAGGGCGTGCCCTTCGCGGTGAATGCCTCGCCGGACGCGCTCCTGGACCGCCTGCTCGCGGGGCCCACGATGCCGCTCACGTCGAAGTGGCTGAAGGACGGCCAGCAGACCTGA
- a CDS encoding rhomboid family intramembrane serine protease, giving the protein MSRPRRMLDDLPGPSGLGDEQAPAPRGQGGDGPPPGPQQPRPALPTPYVSFAIIAGAVGMFVLSRSLGRPLIIDGTNYGIVGPLALYGPWVQAGEYWRLLGMVFEHGGAMHLLFNMLAVYSLGASLERGIGSLRFLGLSLVTALGGSAFALFFNFDIVTVGASGMILGWGGAMLPILNQQGRRDHMFWLVQVAVISLLPGVSWAGHLGGFVFGLPCGMALRMGPKVYARAIPVLLFIAAALAVVAAHPGRLGGF; this is encoded by the coding sequence ATGTCCCGTCCGCGCCGCATGCTGGATGACCTCCCCGGCCCCTCCGGGCTGGGAGATGAGCAGGCCCCCGCGCCACGTGGACAGGGCGGGGACGGACCGCCCCCGGGCCCCCAGCAGCCCCGGCCCGCGCTGCCCACGCCCTACGTCAGCTTCGCCATCATCGCGGGCGCGGTGGGGATGTTCGTCCTCAGTCGGTCCCTGGGCCGGCCGCTGATCATCGACGGGACGAACTACGGCATCGTGGGGCCGCTGGCGCTCTACGGGCCGTGGGTCCAGGCGGGCGAGTACTGGCGCCTGCTGGGCATGGTGTTCGAGCACGGCGGCGCGATGCACCTGCTCTTCAACATGCTCGCCGTCTATTCGCTGGGCGCGTCGCTGGAGCGCGGCATTGGAAGCCTGAGGTTCCTGGGCCTGTCGCTCGTCACCGCGCTGGGCGGCTCCGCGTTCGCGCTCTTCTTCAACTTCGACATCGTGACGGTGGGCGCGTCCGGAATGATCCTCGGCTGGGGCGGCGCGATGCTGCCCATCCTCAACCAGCAGGGCCGCAGGGATCACATGTTCTGGCTCGTGCAGGTGGCGGTCATCAGCCTGCTGCCCGGGGTGAGCTGGGCGGGGCACCTGGGCGGCTTCGTCTTCGGCCTGCCGTGCGGCATGGCGCTGCGCATGGGCCCGAAGGTCTACGCGCGCGCCATCCCCGTCCTGCTGTTCATCGCCGCGGCGCTGGCCGTGGTCGCCGCCCATCCCGGGCGCCTTGGAGGCTTTTGA
- the nadB gene encoding L-aspartate oxidase yields the protein MPHRFDFLVMGGGVAGLSFALQAARHGTVAVLTKRERGEGNTAYAQGGIAGVLSPTDTFDSHIEDTLVAGAGLCHRDAVEVTVREGPARLKELVALGAAFDQRGGEFDLTREGGHSARRIIHAGDITGREVQRALLAACDAQPNITFFQNTAAIDLILDRRPHTPAGSRCLGTYALMEDGSIERFLSKVTVLATGGAGKVYLYTSNPDVATGDGVAMAYRAGARVANMEFYQFHPTCLFHPEAKSFLISEALRGEGGKLRLKGGQTFMDRYHPMRDLAPRDVVARAIDAELKRTGNDCVYLDMTHLGRAYLTERFPNIYATCKAFNIDMAVQPIPVVPAAHYQCGGVVTDLHGRTNIPGLYAIGEVSCTGLHGANRLASNSLLEGLVYGHRAVQLASEELSSLTLPKEDPPAWDSGSAVDSDESVVVTHNWDEIRRLMWNYVGIVRTDKRLMRARRRLELLREEIRDYYWRFKVTRDVIELRNIAEVAHLIVDCASRRKESRGLHYTLDYPHTDEHQGTRDTVLSREL from the coding sequence ATGCCCCATCGGTTCGATTTCCTGGTCATGGGCGGCGGCGTGGCCGGACTGTCGTTCGCCCTCCAGGCGGCACGGCACGGCACGGTCGCCGTCCTCACCAAGCGCGAGCGCGGCGAAGGCAACACCGCCTACGCCCAGGGGGGCATCGCTGGCGTGCTTTCCCCCACGGACACCTTCGATTCGCACATCGAGGACACGCTCGTGGCGGGCGCGGGCCTGTGTCACCGCGACGCGGTGGAGGTGACGGTGCGGGAGGGCCCCGCGCGCCTCAAGGAGCTGGTGGCACTGGGCGCTGCGTTCGACCAGCGCGGCGGCGAGTTCGACCTCACGCGCGAAGGTGGCCACTCCGCCCGCCGGATCATCCACGCGGGCGACATCACCGGCCGCGAGGTGCAGCGCGCGCTGCTGGCCGCGTGCGACGCGCAGCCCAACATCACCTTCTTCCAGAACACGGCCGCCATCGACCTCATCCTGGACCGGCGTCCGCACACCCCGGCCGGCAGCCGGTGCCTGGGCACGTACGCGCTGATGGAGGATGGCTCCATCGAGCGCTTCCTCTCCAAGGTGACGGTGCTGGCCACGGGCGGCGCGGGCAAGGTGTACCTCTACACGTCCAACCCGGACGTCGCGACGGGCGACGGTGTGGCCATGGCGTACCGCGCGGGCGCGCGCGTGGCGAACATGGAGTTCTACCAGTTCCACCCCACGTGCCTCTTCCACCCGGAGGCCAAGAGCTTCCTCATCAGCGAAGCGCTGCGCGGCGAGGGCGGCAAGCTGCGGCTCAAGGGCGGCCAGACGTTCATGGACCGCTACCACCCCATGCGGGACCTGGCCCCACGCGACGTGGTGGCGCGCGCCATCGACGCGGAGCTCAAGCGCACGGGCAATGACTGCGTCTACCTGGACATGACGCACCTGGGCCGCGCGTACCTCACCGAGCGCTTCCCCAACATCTACGCCACCTGCAAGGCCTTCAACATCGACATGGCGGTGCAGCCCATCCCCGTGGTGCCCGCGGCCCACTACCAGTGCGGCGGCGTGGTGACGGACCTGCATGGGCGCACCAACATCCCGGGCCTCTACGCCATCGGCGAGGTGTCCTGCACGGGCCTGCACGGCGCGAACCGGCTCGCCTCCAACTCGCTGCTGGAGGGCCTGGTGTACGGCCACCGCGCGGTGCAGTTGGCCTCGGAGGAGCTGTCCTCGCTGACGCTGCCGAAGGAGGACCCGCCGGCCTGGGACTCCGGCAGCGCGGTGGACTCCGACGAGAGCGTGGTCGTCACCCACAACTGGGATGAGATCCGCCGGCTGATGTGGAACTACGTGGGCATCGTCCGCACGGACAAGCGGCTGATGCGCGCGCGGCGGCGGCTGGAGCTCTTGCGCGAGGAGATCCGCGACTACTACTGGCGCTTCAAGGTCACCCGCGACGTCATCGAGCTGCGCAACATCGCGGAGGTGGCGCACCTCATCGTGGACTGCGCCAGCCGCCGCAAGGAGAGCCGGGGCCTGCACTACACCCTGGACTACCCCCACACGGACGAGCACCAGGGCACGCGCGACACCGTCCTTTCACGGGAGCTGTGA
- a CDS encoding transglycosylase SLT domain-containing protein produces MRVLPALVVLLTAALPAAASDGIYSYVEKDGTIVYTNVPPGGARKARKLSGTFTPAPAKSAPVRGRSRTPTELDPHITNAALRYRIPPALVRAIMHTESNFNPNALSHKGASGLMQLMPGTASDMYVKDIFDSKDNIEGGVRYLRVLANMFDGDMVKMVAAYNAGPDAVKKYGGQVPPYAETQDYVRKVLQLYQHYKERERLAQAEASSREPTPENDDAHEGDEAAGPR; encoded by the coding sequence ATGCGTGTCCTGCCCGCCCTCGTCGTCCTGTTGACCGCCGCCCTGCCGGCCGCTGCCTCGGACGGCATCTACAGCTACGTGGAGAAGGACGGCACCATCGTCTACACGAACGTGCCGCCTGGAGGCGCGCGCAAGGCCCGCAAGCTGTCGGGGACCTTCACGCCCGCGCCGGCCAAGTCCGCTCCCGTGCGGGGCCGTTCGCGGACGCCCACGGAGTTGGATCCGCACATCACCAACGCGGCGCTGCGCTACCGCATCCCGCCGGCGCTGGTGCGCGCCATCATGCACACGGAGAGCAACTTCAACCCGAACGCGCTCAGCCACAAGGGCGCCAGCGGGCTGATGCAGCTCATGCCGGGCACCGCGTCGGACATGTACGTGAAGGACATCTTCGACTCGAAGGACAACATCGAGGGCGGCGTGCGCTACCTGCGCGTGCTGGCCAACATGTTCGACGGCGACATGGTGAAGATGGTCGCCGCGTACAACGCTGGGCCGGACGCGGTGAAGAAGTACGGAGGCCAGGTGCCGCCGTACGCCGAGACGCAGGATTACGTGCGCAAGGTCCTCCAGCTCTACCAACACTACAAGGAGCGCGAGCGGCTCGCCCAGGCCGAGGCCAGCAGCCGTGAGCCCACACCCGAGAATGACGACGCGCACGAAGGGGACGAAGCCGCCGGGCCCCGATGA
- a CDS encoding tetratricopeptide repeat protein — protein MTTRTKGTKPPGPDDEEFLQQLHRGSELLGAGKVTEAKDFLERAHQLQPRHEKAQNLLGLTYFKLGLFDRAADLYEMLVRDNPVDPTLRVNLGLVYLKTNALQRAAREFETATDLAPDHKKAHNYLGLTFAQMGEYGRAREHFLLSGSDAMAEKMSRAIAGEVYSRPPAAPMPARPRQEEEEEETAAPPASASGESDWGAQFGLDEAPRSPRAAAAPPPQVAAKPPDDDMRFAEDEGPPAPTDDHAFTSGAATQVQEDEDPSLAAGESLFDEDAELAATTDADTSGDDVEVADELPPTPVSEEIEVSEEPPVLASDLESEPGDAFAETFAALATSEPPPATRPAEPIQLTRSIGSLQVTHSAEPPSSPEAGTGASPPVLTAWVPSVALPGAVEGQPFTQGASAMALAVEGELLTRLEGLIAVRGQVTFEPEMKRFRGRATDKPFGEGDQSMVRARGQGTLHLEPVSGRQWVAVSLDDESVYLRDACVFAFEEPVVFENGRVPSDLAQDLDLVHLRGQGRVLLSLTGPLRSVPVAMDQPVTVPLTHLVGWVGNLTPRVVPLVTSAAGETLKAAVELGGEGFALIALGVR, from the coding sequence ATGACGACGCGCACGAAGGGGACGAAGCCGCCGGGCCCCGATGACGAGGAGTTCCTGCAGCAGCTCCATCGCGGGAGCGAGCTGCTGGGCGCCGGCAAGGTCACCGAAGCGAAGGACTTCCTGGAGCGTGCGCACCAGCTCCAGCCTCGCCACGAGAAGGCCCAGAACCTCCTGGGCCTGACGTATTTCAAGCTGGGCCTCTTCGACCGCGCCGCCGACCTGTACGAGATGCTCGTGCGGGACAACCCGGTGGACCCGACGCTGCGCGTGAACCTGGGGCTCGTCTACCTGAAGACGAACGCGCTCCAGCGCGCGGCGCGCGAGTTCGAGACCGCCACCGACCTGGCCCCGGACCACAAGAAGGCCCACAACTACCTGGGTCTGACCTTCGCCCAGATGGGCGAGTACGGCCGCGCGCGCGAGCACTTCCTCCTCTCCGGCAGCGACGCCATGGCGGAGAAGATGTCGCGCGCCATCGCGGGGGAGGTCTACAGCCGTCCTCCCGCCGCCCCCATGCCGGCCCGTCCGCGCCAGGAGGAGGAGGAGGAGGAGACCGCCGCGCCGCCTGCGTCCGCCTCCGGCGAGAGTGACTGGGGGGCCCAGTTCGGTCTGGATGAGGCGCCGCGCAGTCCTCGCGCCGCCGCCGCGCCGCCGCCCCAGGTCGCCGCGAAGCCTCCGGACGACGACATGCGCTTCGCGGAGGACGAGGGCCCTCCCGCTCCCACGGATGACCACGCCTTCACCTCGGGAGCCGCGACCCAGGTCCAGGAGGACGAGGACCCCAGCCTGGCCGCGGGCGAGAGCCTCTTTGACGAAGACGCGGAGCTCGCCGCCACCACGGACGCGGACACCTCCGGTGACGACGTCGAGGTCGCCGACGAGCTGCCCCCCACGCCGGTGTCGGAGGAGATCGAGGTCTCCGAGGAGCCGCCCGTCCTCGCGTCCGACCTGGAGTCGGAGCCCGGCGACGCCTTCGCGGAGACCTTCGCCGCGCTGGCCACGAGCGAGCCGCCCCCGGCGACCCGGCCTGCCGAGCCGATCCAGCTGACCCGGTCCATCGGGTCGCTCCAGGTGACCCACTCCGCCGAGCCGCCTTCGTCGCCTGAGGCCGGAACGGGCGCGAGTCCGCCGGTGCTCACCGCGTGGGTGCCCTCGGTGGCGCTGCCGGGCGCGGTGGAGGGCCAGCCCTTCACCCAAGGTGCGTCCGCGATGGCGCTCGCGGTGGAGGGCGAGCTGCTCACGCGCCTGGAGGGGCTGATCGCCGTGCGCGGGCAGGTCACCTTCGAGCCGGAGATGAAGCGCTTCCGGGGCCGGGCCACGGACAAGCCCTTTGGCGAGGGCGACCAGTCCATGGTGCGCGCCCGGGGGCAGGGGACGCTGCACCTGGAGCCCGTGTCCGGGCGGCAGTGGGTGGCCGTCTCCCTGGACGACGAGTCCGTCTACCTGCGCGACGCGTGCGTCTTCGCCTTCGAGGAGCCCGTCGTCTTCGAGAACGGCCGCGTGCCGTCGGACCTGGCCCAGGACCTGGACCTGGTGCACCTGCGCGGGCAGGGGCGGGTGCTGCTCAGCCTGACGGGCCCGCTGCGCTCGGTGCCGGTGGCCATGGACCAGCCGGTGACGGTGCCCCTCACGCACCTGGTGGGCTGGGTGGGCAACCTCACGCCCCGCGTGGTGCCGCTCGTGACATCCGCTGCCGGGGAGACACTGAAGGCGGCGGTGGAGCTGGGCGGTGAAGGATTTGCCCTCATCGCACTCGGGGTCCGGTAG
- the pgsA gene encoding CDP-diacylglycerol--glycerol-3-phosphate 3-phosphatidyltransferase: MATERALRKQRKREERARRRASRRPSILVQEFWNLPNMLTLGRILLIPVFVWLTYDADPLHSLLAGLVFAVAAITDVIDGYLARRWNLITVVGKFMDPLADKLIAMAALVMMVRLGRIAAWVVIVLLAREFIVTGLRTIAASEGMVIAAGQEGKWKTSLQLVGIISLCVHYVHPLDMGFRVVTVDYNQVGKVLVYLSGAFSVWSAVVYFRAFLNMLARRGSTDPDAKSV, encoded by the coding sequence ATGGCCACCGAGCGAGCCCTCAGGAAGCAGCGCAAGCGCGAGGAGCGGGCCCGCCGCCGCGCGTCCCGCCGTCCCAGCATCCTGGTGCAGGAGTTCTGGAACCTGCCCAACATGCTGACGCTGGGGCGCATCCTCCTCATCCCCGTGTTCGTCTGGCTCACCTACGACGCGGACCCCCTGCACTCGCTGCTGGCCGGCCTGGTGTTCGCCGTGGCCGCCATCACCGACGTGATTGACGGCTACCTGGCGCGCCGCTGGAACCTCATCACCGTCGTCGGCAAGTTCATGGATCCGCTGGCGGACAAGCTCATCGCCATGGCCGCCCTGGTGATGATGGTGCGCCTGGGTCGCATCGCCGCCTGGGTCGTCATCGTGCTGCTGGCCCGCGAGTTCATCGTCACCGGCCTGCGCACCATCGCCGCCAGTGAAGGCATGGTCATCGCCGCGGGGCAGGAGGGGAAGTGGAAGACCTCCCTCCAGCTGGTGGGGATCATCTCCCTGTGCGTCCACTACGTGCACCCGCTCGACATGGGCTTCCGCGTCGTCACCGTGGACTACAACCAGGTGGGCAAGGTGCTGGTGTACCTGTCGGGTGCGTTCTCCGTGTGGAGCGCGGTCGTCTACTTCCGCGCGTTCCTCAACATGCTCGCCCGCCGGGGCAGCACGGATCCGGATGCGAAAAGTGTTTGA